AAATTCAACCTTTTGTGGGTAAAGCAGCTCACCTTCCATACATAATCCACGTACTCAAATAACCCAACCTTCACATCACAACGATTACTGCTCCTTCCAAACTACCTAAAACACGGTTTATTCTATTGCCAAACCTACCAATCCCCCAGTCCACTTGCATGTGCTTATATTACATTTCCCACGAGACAGTTAAGTTCCTACTTTTGAGCAACTTTTGCACATAACCTACCAATTGAAGGTATACAAAGCTGCCAGAATTTAATTAACTGAAATAGTATAGACAGTTGTAAAGTTACACGACACTCCCAAAAAACAAGTTTACCCAGTAACTCATAAGGAAATCTCCACCTTAACATCCCAAACCAAAACTCACTGAAACAGAACAGACTAAATGACagctattttaaagaaaatgtgggtGGCTCTTAGAAGAGCCTTTTTAGTTGGATTGAGACAGCTGGGGAAGCTTTACGCCCTCTCCCCGCGGATGCGACGGGCAAGCTGGATATCCTTGGGCATGATGGTGACGCGCTTGGCGTGGATGGCACACAGGTTGGTGTCCTCGAAGAGCCCCACCAGGTAGGCCTCGCACGCCTCCTGCAGCGCCATCACGGCCGAGCTCTGGAAGCGCAGGTCGGTCTTGAAGTCCTGCGCGATCTCGCGCACCAGCCGCTGGAACGGCAGCTTGCGGATCAGCAGCTCCGTGGACTTCTGGTAGCGGCGGATCTCGCGCAGGGCCACCGTGCCGGGCCGGTAGCGGTGCGGCTTCTTCACGCCGCCCGTGGCCGGCGCGCTCTTCCGGGCCGCCTTGGTGGCCAGCTGCTTGCGCGGCGCCTTACCGCCGGTGGACTTACGCGCAGTTTGTTTAGTTCGAGCCATcgtaagaaaacaaaagaaaagaaacaaagtcgGCAAATAAGTAGGAAGAGGTCCCCTTTATATATCCTCAGAAACGTTCCGATTGGCCTTGCGCTATTTCAAAAGCCCCGCGAAACAAAACCACTGGCTGAAGAGTCAACGCAGTGATTGGTGAAGTACTAGAGACTCTGATTGGATGAAATACTCCACATTTCAATCCCTCTTTTTGTTATAGTCTGCGACCCAAACGAACTAATTTTCTAATGTTCTAGTTCAGCGCATCTCAAATTATAAATAAGGAACCACTTGGGGATCGTGGAAATGCCAATTCTGATTCAAATCTATGTAATGGGGCCTAGAATCCGAGGACTACGCTTTAAGAACAGATTtacctatattcttttttctccgTGGTTACTTTTTCTGAACTGAACTTAGATTCCCCTGGGCTGCCACTCTCTATCTCCACTGGGAAACCACGGGGAAAGCGACGGGCCGGGGACGACCGGCAAACAGTGCGCAACAAATGTTTGACTTTCCTATGGTGGCCAAATGGGATTTTGCTTCAGTTTGTTCCAGCAGAAATTAGTTAAGATAGCCTCCATCATGTTGAACTCTATTCTTTTAGCCCAGTCAGCCAGTCTCtcagagatttcttttttacttaactTCACTttgaaaatgattattttctagTTAGAATTGTACTATGCACCTGGTGTTTACTTCTCCGAGAAAACACTCCCTTCCTCAGTGAACATTTTTCATTCCAGAAAGATCACGGTGCGATAACCTCAAGCACCACCAGAGCCAGTCCCAGGACCGCCGGACGCCATCTTTGATGATTTTGAAATTTTCCTGAAGTAAAAACGCAAAATTGCATTCTTATCTGCGGCCCTATTTTCCACTCTTAGACTGTATAAGATTCCTTCCTATTCTCTCAAGGGAGGGCACAGTCTTGAGAGCACTAGCCTGCCGCGGtctcctttgcctggcaaagcaataaaagctactcttttctacttcacccaaaactatGTCGCCGCTTACTATTCGGCACGGGTGAACAGAGGCCGAGTTTCGGCAACAAGTTCAGAACTTGAAAAGCCCGCGCTGATCTGATTTGCCAGCCGTTCTTTCGTTGGCTGTTTCAAACGTCTTAGTGACATTCTAAGTTACCACCCCCCAGCCGCCTTTTCCGCAAGATAGAATGTTTCCCTTCTCGCTAAATAACCAAACTACCCCAGGTTTTAAAAACGTTACCAAAACTTGCTTTTTCATCGCTACTAAAAGCCCTTGCTTACGGTACTAACCATTTTTTTGTAGAAGTCCTGCTTCCCTGAATCACATTTCAAGCAGTTCCTTTAGATAGCAAAGATTAATTTGCGATAATAATCTGTGGCGATTATCCAGTGGCTTTAACCGCGCAAGTTTTATAGACCCAGCCCAAGTTTAGTTACAAGCTTTTTTAAGTGTGAAAATGTGGACGGCTCTGAAAAGAGCCTTTGGGTAAAAAGTTATAGACACGCACTGATATTGGGATACGTTCACTTGCCCTTGGCCTTGTGGTGGCTCTCGGTCTTCTTGGGCAGCAGCACCGCCTGGATGTTCGGCAGAACGCCGCCCTGAGCAATAGTGACTTTACCCAGCAGCTTGTTGAGCTCCTCGTCGTTGCGGATAGCCAATTGCAGGTGACGCGGGATGATGCGCGTCTTCTTGTTGTCGCGGGCCGCGTTACCCGCCAACTCCAGGATCTCGGCCGTCAGGTACTCCAGCACCGCTGCCAGGTACACCGGAGCGCCGGCCCCGACCCGCTCGGCGTAGTTGCCCTTGCGGAGCAGGCGGTGCACACGGCCCACGGGGAACTGCAACCCGGCCCGCGAGGAGCGAGTCTTGGCCTTGGCACGTACCTTACCACTCTGTTTCCCCCGACCAGACATGACGAAACACTAAGAacagaacaaaaaccaaaaaaaatgacCCTcagaacacctgaaactaaactaTTATACTCTGCGGCGGTTTGGTAAAACAGCCTGTGCGATTGGCCGAACACAAACCTTAGCCAATCAAAAGCCAGTTCTAAAACAACAACGTTACTAATTTACATAGAAAGTTTGTAATTGAAAGGTCAAATTATGTAAGGTTGAGCTAAGGGAAAAGCCAATGAGACTTTGTAATAAAGAGCCTATCAGAGATTAGGATgctgaaaagaccaatcacaaatcGTAATTCTGCCATCTCTAATTTGCATACAGACCAAACAAATACTGAGGCCGGTTGCTGGTGGGCGTATTTGTTTCTCGTTCGTTACGTGGTGGGGTTTTGGTTTTGCGATGCCTGAGCCAGCTAAGTCCGCTTCTGTTCCTAAGAAGGGCTCCAAAAAGGCGGTGGCCAAGGCTCAGAAGAAAGATGGCAAGAAGCGCAAGCGCAGTCGCAAGGAGAGCTATTCCGTGTATGTGTATAAGGTGTTGAAGCAGGTTCACCCGGATACTGGTATTTCTTCCAAGGCCATGGGTATCATGAATTCATTTGTCAACGACATCTTCGAGCGCATCGCGGGCGAGGCGTCGCGTTTGGCGCATTACAACAAACGCTCGACTATCACGTCCAGGGAGATCCAGACGGCCGTGCGCCTGTTGTTGCCCGGAGAGTTGGCCAAGCATGCCGTGTCCGAGGGCACCAAGGCTGTTACCAAGTACACCAGCTCCAAATAAGCTCGCTTCCTCTTTAATAACTCAAGGCTCTTTTAAGAGCCACCCACATTGTCTCTTAAGGGTCTGTAACTCAAGacttcaaaattatatttatgtatgaccatcaaggaaagagaaaaagctcTGAAAGCTTCGGAAAATTACTCTCGTAAGAGACGTTTACATTTATAAGAGAAATATTCCTTTTGTATGGGTGTCTCTtactgtaccaggaagaggaggatggcCGAATCTGTTATCTATGGAAAAGCCCacaacttaaatctgcataacaacgtTACCCGTGTttcctgtgcttttcctggtTGCTTCCCAGAACCTGACTACCCATCCCCATCGTTTTTAgtttttagctgaagatggtatttaaggtggtggccGCAGccattttgtagattttctgttttACTGGGGCTCTCCAATGTATACAGGAGATACACGTTGttaccttttgtttttctcctatcaATCTGTCTTCTATAAATTATTAGGCCAGCCAAAGAAtctagaagggaagaaggaaaaaaaatttcttccctACATCTACACAGTGATTTTTGTGAACATTAAATAAGTTACGATATTTTGAATGGTGCTCGTGAAGAAAATTCCCTAAACTCCACATATAATTAAGGCATTCATTTATTGCTTTCCGAagttaattttaaatacattttaaaataatgtattcttgaaaacaaatacataagtATATTTGAGAAATGGATAAGCATGGTTTAAGGGGAAATCCCCCAGCATAAGATACAGTCCTGACTGCCTCTTTGAATGCTAAATCTGGGCATCTTACTTAAACCCTCTGTGAGCATTTCCTTCTAAACTGGGAATAATAATTAGCAACTACTGTGTGGCATTGCTGGGGTGATCAGTAAAAGAGCACAAGTAAAGTACTCAGGGTGGTGACTGCACAGAGAAGATCTTCTAAAATATTAGCTGTTGGCTAAAGCATCTGGTTGAAGTGCTGGGAAGCTGCTCTTAGTCCTGTCCAATTTGGAGTCTCAGAATCTTGAAGCCATAAACAAGGCAGTAGGCCGGAAAGCCTACTAGCATTTAACACCAATTAGGATTCCTTGTCTGGCAGTGTGAACAATCCAAACCACTTCTAACAGTCCAAGCCCCTCTTTGAAACCAGTTCTTTCCCCTGAACTGTTCTGAGGACAACCTAGTGCCTGTGACTGTAAGTCTTCCCTGCCTTTGATGGCCAATTCAAGCAACATGTGCCTTACTTTCCAAGGGCCTTCTCATGCCTCACTAGGATTAGAGGTACCTCTTTTAATAGTCAGATGTGTTGGGTTATAAAGAAGACCATATAAGAACTACTCACCTCCCTCCGCCCAACCACAATACTTCCTTTCTACATCCAGGCTTTCCTTCTTGATCTTCCTTCCATTTGGAACTTCACTTTCTCAATCTTTTTTGCCCTCAAGCATCACTTATGAGTAAAGCCTTCTATGACCATATCAtttaaaatgtcacctccttCCTCCATACTTTAATGCCTTTCCGAGCTTCAGTGGTCCTCATAGCACCATCTTACATACTGTTTTACGTGTTTTGTTTGTGCCCCCTCCAAcaaaatataagctccatgaatataaatatattgttttgttCACAGTTGTTCACTGCTATGATTCCATAGCATCagacagtgcctggtatatgCCATGTGctcaattttgtttgtttattaaattatcACCATATGAATTTGTTTCCTCAAACCAGTGCCTTAGCTCAAATAACATTTGATCCTTTTCATATTTAAGCACCAGAGCCCGTATCTTTAAAACAGATGAGATTACAAATGACTCCATTGATTTCTGGCTCGCAAAGTATCACCCTACAAATTACTTGCAGGCCACAAGGAGGAAAAACCTGCTTTTACAAAGAAACTAATCACCGTAAACCAGTAATTGATCTATCATATTGAATCTGGATAACCCCGACATCAAGTGCCTCTGATGTACAATAGTATTTACATACAATCATCTGTAACTGTTCCTTGACAAGAAAATTAACGTGATTTCAGTCAAGTCTAGGGAAAATCACTTGTAGGGCATTCAGGGTACAGAAGTCAAGGAAAATAACCCCAGCAGGAAACAAGCCAAACCAAGACATCCTATAGGCCAGGTCTACAgcaaatcaatatcaaaaaactaaACGAGAtcaaggaggagaggagaaaactTGTAGATTAAAAGacctgagacaaaaaaaaaaaaaagagagagaaacctgAGACTGAAAAGGCGTGATTGGATCCTCCTAAGCAAACCAGATATCTAAGACATTTTGGGGCATAACTGGGATTTGTTACTGTGAACCCAGTATTAGATATTAGGGAATCTGGGTTTAGTTTGGCAGTGATTATATGggagcttttttaaaatataaaaaaatagtgCGTACTTAATTTGAGGTAAAATATACTGATGCCtgtgtagtatttttttaaaatcatgtctaCTTAATTGTCAAGCTTAGGTGACATTTATGTTGTTCATTAAGTAACATACTTCCTATCggctttttaaaatcttcttaatACGAAGTCAGAATATAGTGTTCTCTATGCCTAGCAACACGTGCTAGCTTTCCCCGCCtgtgcattttaattttaccCCCAAAGCACTGGTACAAGGGTTTTAAGTCTGCAGAGCCTAGCAGCAGGGCCACACTCCAGCAGAGCTCAGGAGCGCGCCCCCGCGCAGGGGACGACCCCCCCCCACTCGTAAATTCGCCTTTGTTCCGGGCCCCGCTTTCCAACACGGGCGCAGGCTTTCTTTGTTCCTCGTCCTCGGCGCCATTTTGAGCACGGACCACAGGCGGGGGAAGGGAGCCTCGCATCACTACATTGCGGGCAGTGTAAGCCGACTTCTCTCCAGTATTCAAGCACTATGCGTACACGATTTCAAACTTGAAATACACCAGAACTGAAATGGAATCTTCCTAGGGAAGACAGTGCTCTGCGAGTTTCTTCACTGCCCCACGAAACGTTTAAAATGCCCAAACTTATACCCGAAACCACTTCCACAAAGCAGAAACATACACAGATCAGCCAACTTCCGCCCTCCTAAAATGTGAACTAGAAATTAGAAAGCACGAAAAATAACTTTTGACTAATTGAAAGTAAATGAAGTACACCTTATAAAAACCAAGGGAAACCAGCAAAAAGTGCTAACTCTTTCACCGAAACATTTGGGCGGCCCTGAAAAGGGCCTTTGGTGGTAAAAGATGTTAAATCGCTGAAAACGAGCGACCTAACCGCCGAAGCCGTAGAGGGTGCGTCCCTGGCGTTTGAGAGCGTACACTACGTCCATGGCGGTGACGGTCTTCCGCTTGGCGTGCTCCGTGTAAGTGACCGCGTCCCGGATCACGTTCTCCAAAAACACCTTCAGTACCCCGCGGGTCTCTTCATAAATCAGACCAGATATGCGCTTGACCCCACCACGCCGGGCCAGACGCCGGATGGCGGGCTTGGTGATACCCTGGATATTGTCACGCAAAACCTTACGATGGCGCTTAGCGCCCCCCTTCCCCAGTCCCTTACCACCTTTGCCTCGTCCAGACATGATAACACTGCTCTGACAACTTTCAAAACAGCGACAGAAACCCCGAGGCAATTCCCTTATATGAGCGGGTTTCGGACCGAATTGAAGACTGAAAGCGCGCTCGCCGGCACTTTCATTTAGCCCTCCGGACCCTCTCCTCGCGGCTCAGTTCTCGATGACGTCATGATGACTTAGTCCCCGTTCACCGAGTGTGCCCTTCACGGAGTCTCCAGCAGGTTCTCCGTTCCTAAGTGGGACTTTTCGGACCTATTTAACAGCTGCGTCAGACtaaaaaagttaacatttttttttactaattatcTTTTGCTGCTTGGGATGCTTTGGAACGGTTGCTCAGGAGCCTTGGCCCACACGACCGGAACTGCTGCAACCTTCGCTGGAATGCGGAGCCCCGCTTTGCCCCCAAGTTTACGGTGCTTCCAGCATTACTCCTCCCTACAACAAAATCCCTTCAAACCGAAACCCCCGCTCCGGAGGACTTTTAAAACTGCAGGACTTCACCCTCTCCATCACGAAGCCAAGGGAAATCTGACCAAAAGGATTTTCTTCCCAAAGGCGAATACATGGTTGGTTAgtgattctgtggtagaattcTCGCCCGCCGCGCGGACGCCCGTgttccttttcctcttgttttcgTTTCCTTCCCTGTTTATTAAAACCTGTAATTCTCACTTAATTATCTAACCACCCCTCACCTCTGCGCCCAGTAACTTAACTCTGTTAATGTTTACTTTTCTACTCCTCGTCGTTTCCTCTGATTCTGGTAGCGACATTATTCCAGAGACTTGGCCAACTTGTAGCCAAGGAATTGAAATAAATAGGCGCCTTCTTACAGTCTTCTAAATTTAGAGGCTAAGTCGCCTCTGAATAGAGTTAAGTGTGTTATTAGGATGAAGGTTGTCAGGAGGGAGCAGAGTGGCGCAGCGGAAGCGTGCTGGGCCCATAACCCAGAGGTCGATGGATCGAAACCATCCTCTGCTATTTTTCCTTCTGTAGTTAAAATTGTGTAACCTTGTTTCACAgtaagggaagaaaataaaatggcgccccaacctttttttttttttttttttttttaacttctggagCTAAAATGACTCCCTGAAAATAAACGTGAAACCGTTTACGTGATTTCTTCTGGTTGCCAAAGTAACCGTGCTATTTTATCACGACAGTTCTCGTTGCCCTATGAAGCTGCGAAAATGCTGAATTAAACTGAGGGCAGGGGTGGAAGCCAAGATCTTGAATTACATTTCCTTCTATAACATAATTCGGAAAGCACTACTTTTAGGTAATTGTGGCCATGTGGTTAAGGTGATAGACTAGAAATCTCCTGGGCCATCCCGGCGCAGATTCTTTGCAATTACTAGAGTTTTAATCTTTGGAGTAAATAAGTAGCAGTTTGGGACAGAGTGCAGAGTTTGGGTGGCCATGATTGTACTTTGACCTGAGAAAACCACTTCGGCGGCTACTGGTAAATGTGTCTCTACGCTCTACCTTGCTTTACAATCTCTAACAGAACTATTCTctatgctcatttttttttttaatttttaaaaacattttattatagaaaacaataaaaacaataaaatataaacaaaaatagcagTATAATGAACTCTTCTGTATGCATCATCCAGGTTCAACTCatagttaatctttttttttttatttctgagatatacattttaaagtagtaactagaattatgacttataacattataccagaacatataagatttttagaaatttcatgtaatgtctcaaacatttatattaacatatttccatacaaataacccaatgaaagtttactattagttgttttgtttgtttgtttttatactgcaggttcttgttagtcatcaattttatacacatcagtgtatacatgtcaatcccaatcgcccaattcagcacaccaccatccccaccccaccgcagttttccccacttggtgtccatatgtctgttctctacatctgtgtctcaacttctgccctgcaaactggctcatctgtaccatttttctaggttccacatacatgcattaatatacgatatttgtttttctctttctgacttacttcactctgtatgacagtctctagatctatccacgtctcagcaaatgacccaattttgttcctttttatggctgagtaacattccattgtatatatgtaccacatcttctttatccgttcgtctgttgatgggcatttaggttgcttccatgacctggctattgtaaatagtgctgcaatgaacattggggtgcatgtgtctttttgaattatggttttctctgggtatacgcccagtagtgggattgctggatcatatggtaaatctatttttagtttcttaaggaacctccatactgttctccatagtggctgtatcaatttacattcccaccaacagtgcaagagggttcccttttctccacaccctctccagcattggtttgtagattttctgatgatgcccattctaactggtgtgaggtgatacctcattgtagttttgatttgcattgctctaataattagtgatgttgagcattttttcatgtgcttcttggccatctgtatgtcttctttggagaaatgtctatttagaccttctgcccatttttggattggggtgtttgtttctttaatattgagctgaatgagctgtttatatattttggagattaatcctttgtccgttgattcatttgcaaatattttctcccattctgagggttgtcttttcgtcttgtttatggtttcctttgctgtgcaaaagctttgaagtttcattaggtcccatttgtttatttttgtttttatttccattactctaggaggtggatcaaaaaagatcttgctgtgattgatgtcaaagagtgttcttcctatgttttccactaagagttttatagtgtccggtcttacatttaggtctcgaatccattttgagtttatttttgtgtatggtgttagggagtgttctaatttcattcttttacatgtagctgtctagttttcccagcaccacttattgaagagactgtcttttctccattgtatatctttgcctcctttgtcatagattagttgaccataggtgcgtgggtttatctctgggctttctatcctgttccactgatctatgtttctgtttttgtgccagtaccgtattgtcttgattactgtagctttgtagtatagtctgagagtctgattcctccagctccgtttttttccctcaagactgctttggctatttgtggtcttttttgtctccatacaaattttaagatgacttgttctagttccgtaaaaaatgccattggtaatttgatagggattgcattgaatctgtagattgctttgggtagtatagtcattttcacaatattgattcttccaatccaagaacatggtatatctctccacctgttggtatcatctttaatttctttcatcagtttcttatagttttctgcatacaggtcttttgtctccctaggtaggtttattcctagatattttattctttttgttgcagtggtaaatgggagtgtttccataatttctctttcagatttttcatcattagtgtataggaatgcaagagatttctgtgcattaattttgtatcctgcaactttaccaaattcattgattagctctattagttttctggtggcatttttaggattctctatgtatagtatcatgtcatctgcaaacagtgacagttttacttcttcttttccaatttgtattccttttatttctttttcctctctgattgccgtggctaggacttccaaaactatgttgaataatagtggtgagagtggacatccttgtctcgttcctgatcttagaggaaatgcttccagtttttcaccattgagaatgatgtttgctgtgggtttgtcgtatatggcctttattatgttgaggaaagttccctctatgcccactttctggagagtttttatcataaatgggtgttgaattttgtcaaaagctttttctgcatctattgagatgatcatatggtttttattcttcaatttgttaatatggtgtatcacattgattgatttgcgtatattgaagaatccttgcatccctgggataaatcccacttgaccttggtgtatgatccttttaatgtgttgttggattctgtttgccagtattttgttgaggatttttgcatctatattcatcagtgatattggtctctaattttctttttttgtagtatctttctctggttttggtatcagggtgatggtggcctcatagaatgagtttgggagtgttccttcctctgcaattttttggaagcgcttgagaaggatgggtgttagctcttctctaaatgtttgatagaattcacctgtgaagccatctggtcctggacttttgtttgttggaagatttttaatcacagtgtcaatttcattacttgtgtttggtctgttcatattttgtttcttcctggttcagtcttggaaggttatacctttctaagaatttgtccatttcttccaggttgtctattttattggcatagagttgcttgtagtagtctcttaggatgttttgtatttctgcggtgtctgttgtaacttctttttcaattctaattttattgatttgagtcctttccctctttttcttgatgagtctggctaatggcttatcaattttgtttatcttctcaaagaaccagcttttagttttattgatctttgctgttgttttctttgtttctatttcatttatttccgctctgatctttatgatttctttccttctgctaactttgggttttgtttgttcttctttctctagttcctttaggtgtaaggttagattgtttacttgagatttttcttgtttctttaggtaggcctgtatagctataaacttccctcttagaactgcttttgctgcatcccataggcttcggatcattgtgtgttcattgtcatttttctctaggtattttttgatttcctccttgatttcttcagtgatctcttggttatttagtaacgtattgtttagcctccatgtgtttgtgttttttacgtttgttaccctgtaattgatttctaatctcatagcgttgtggtcagaaaagatgcttgatatgatttcaattttcttaaatttactgaggcttgatttgtgacccaagatgtgatctatcctggagaatgttccatgcgcacttgtgaagaaagttacgtaatctgctgtttttggatggaatgtcctataaatatcaattaaatctatctggtctattgtgtcatttaaagcttctgttttcttatttattttcattttggatgatctgtccattggtgtaagtgaggtgttaaagtcccccactattattgtgttactgtcgatttcctcttttatagctgttagcagttgccttatgtattgaggtgctcctatgttgggtgcatatatatttataattgttataccttcttcttggattgatcccttgatcattatgtagtgtccttccttgtctcttgtaacattctttattttaaagtctattttatctgatatgagtatagctactccagctttcttttgatttccatttgcatggaatatctttttccatcccctcactttcagtctgtatgtgtccctaggtctgaagtgggtctcttgtagacagcatatatatgggtcttgtctttgtatccattcagcaagcctgtgtcttttggttggagcatttaatccattcacgtttaaggtaattatctatatgtatgttcctatgaccattttcttaattgttttgggtttgtttttgtaggtccttttcttctcttgtgtttcccacttagagaagttcctttagcatttgttgtagagctggtttggtggcgctgaattctcttagcttttgcttgtctgtaaagcttttgatttctccatcaaatctgaatgaaatccttgccggatagagtaatcttggttgtaggttcttccctttcatcactttaagtatatcatgccactcccttctggcttgtggagtttctgctgagaaatcatctgttaaccttatgggagttcccttgtgtgttatttgtcgtttttcccttgctgctttcaataatttttctttgtctttaatttttgccaatttgattactatgtgtctcggcgtgtttctccttgggtttatcctgtatgggactcactgcactttctggacttgggtggctatttcctttcccatgttagggaagtttttgactataatctcttcaaatattttctctggtcctttctctctctcttctccttctgggacccctataatgcgaatgttgttgcgt
This genomic interval from Balaenoptera ricei isolate mBalRic1 chromosome 11, mBalRic1.hap2, whole genome shotgun sequence contains the following:
- the LOC132374476 gene encoding histone H2A type 1-like, with the protein product MSGRGKQSGKVRAKAKTRSSRAGLQFPVGRVHRLLRKGNYAERVGAGAPVYLAAVLEYLTAEILELAGNAARDNKKTRIIPRHLQLAIRNDEELNKLLGKVTIAQGGVLPNIQAVLLPKKTESHHKAKGK
- the LOC132374486 gene encoding histone H2B type 1-C/E/F/G/I-like; the encoded protein is MPEPAKSASVPKKGSKKAVAKAQKKDGKKRKRSRKESYSVYVYKVLKQVHPDTGISSKAMGIMNSFVNDIFERIAGEASRLAHYNKRSTITSREIQTAVRLLLPGELAKHAVSEGTKAVTKYTSSK
- the LOC132374491 gene encoding histone H4, which gives rise to MSGRGKGGKGLGKGGAKRHRKVLRDNIQGITKPAIRRLARRGGVKRISGLIYEETRGVLKVFLENVIRDAVTYTEHAKRKTVTAMDVVYALKRQGRTLYGFGG